Proteins encoded in a region of the Prunus persica cultivar Lovell chromosome G4, Prunus_persica_NCBIv2, whole genome shotgun sequence genome:
- the LOC18781232 gene encoding ABC transporter G family member 9, which produces MEQEMVDLEIQSQTNTTSDTVEAPAIFKKAIRPVTLKFEDVVYKIKPKKSIKNEERVILNGVSGLVQPGEILAMLGPSGSGKTTLLTALGGRLGGRLGGAITYNNKLFSNAMKRNIGFVTQDDFLYPHLTVTETLVYTALLRLPNTLSKAEKTMQAEAVIIQLELTKCKNSVVGDEFLRGVSGGERRRVSIGQELLVNPSLLFLDEPTSGLDSTTAQRIVSALWDLASGGRTIVMTIHQPSSRLFYMFHKVMLLSEGNCLYFGKVSEVMDYFSGIGYVPLVAMNPADFLLDLANGLAPDGSHENKSKVKQSLALAYKHNRLDNLKAEIQETNSSHFQDGSENKSFGKWPTTWWQQFSVLLRRGLKERRHESFSGLKIGQVVAVALLSGLLWWQSDVSHLQDQTGLLFFMSGFWGFFPLFQAIFTFPQERKMLEKERSSGTYRLSSYFISRIVADLPMELVLPAVFVTITYWMAGLKPTAGHFFHTLLVLLLSVLVAQGMGLALGALVMDQKKATVLASVLMLSFLLAGGYYVQHVPAFIGWIKYISISNYSYKLLLGSLYSKSDTYPCDSGVCLVREFPNIKHVGLDGQISGAVALATMLVGYRLIGYLALMRIGVTKKKYA; this is translated from the exons ATGGAGCAAGAAATGGTGGATTTAGAGATTCAAAGTCAAACTAATACAACATCCGACACTGTTGAAGCCCCAGCTATCTTCAAGAAAGCCATTCGACCCGTCACATTGAAG TTTGAGGACGTGGTTTACAAGATCAAACCCAAGAAGAGTATCAAGAACGAAGAGAGAGTGATCTTAAACGGTGTCTCGGGCCTTGTTCAACCCGGGGAGATCCTCGCCATGCTAGGCCCCTCCGGGAGCGGCAAAACGACTCTCCTAACGGCACTTGGAGGCCGGCTAGGCGGTCGACTGGGCGGAGCCATAACCTACAACAATAAACTATTCTCAAACGCAATGAAAAGAAACATCGGCTTTGTAACCCAAGACGACTTTCTCTACCCCCATTTGACGGTCACCGAAACCCTAGTCTACACGGCCCTTCTTCGCTTGCCCAACACCCTATCCAAAGCCGAGAAGACCATGCAAGCCGAGGCTGTGATTATACAACTGGAGTTAACCAAGTGCAAGAACAGTGTTGTTGGGGATGAGTTCTTGAGGGGTGTTTCAGGTGGGGAGAGAAGAAGGGTTAGCATAGGCCAAGAATTACTCGTAAACCCTAGCTTGCTCTTCTTGGATGAGCCCACATCCGGGCTCGATTCGACCACGGCGCAGCGGATTGTTTCGGCATTGTGGGATTTGGCTAGTGGAGGAAGAACTATTGTGATGACAATCCATCAACCTTCAAGTAGGCTTTTCTACATGTTTCATAAGGTGATGTTGTTATCGGAAGGGAATTGTTTGTATTTCGGAAAAGTATCGGAGGTCATGGACTATTTTTCGGGCATTGGCTATGTCCCATTGGTAGCTATGAATCCTGCGGATTTTCTGTTGGACCTTGCCAATG GTCTGGCGCCTGATGGATCGCATGAAAACAAGAGCAAGGTGAAGCAGAGCCTGGCCTTGGCCTACAAGCACAACCGTTTAGATAATCTGAAAGCTGAGATTCAAGAAACCAACTCCAGCCATTTTCAAGATGGATCAGAAAACAAGAGCTTCGGGAAATGGCCCACAACTTGGTGGCAGCAATTCTCTGTGTTGCTTAGGAGAGGATTGAAAGAGAGAAGGCATGAGTCCTTCTCCGGTCTCAAGATTGGTCAGGTTGTGGCGGTGGCTCTTCTTTCTGGGCTACTATGGTGGCAGTCAGATGTTTCCCACTTGCAGGATCAG ACTGGGCTTCTCTTCTTTATGTCTGGATTCTGGGGTTTTTTCCCTCTGTTCCAAGCAATCTTCACCTTCCCCCAAGAGCGCAAGATGCTTGAAAAGGAGAGATCTTCAGGAACATACAGACTCTCCTCCTACTTCATATCAAGAATTGTTGCTGATCTTCCCATGGAGCTTGTCCTTCCAGCCGTATTTGTGACCATAACATATTGGATGGCAGGGCTGAAACCAACAGCAGGACACTTCTTCCACACCTTGCTTGTTCTGCTACTCAGTGTGTTAGTAGCTCAAGGCATGGGGCTTGCTCTTGGGGCTCTGGTAATGGACCAAAAAAAGGCCACTGTTCTTGCATCAGTCCTCATGCTGTCATTTCTTCTAGCTGGAGGTTACTATGTTCAACATGTCCCTGCTTTCATTGGTTGGATCAAATACATCTCCATCAGCAACTACTCATACAAGCTCTTGCTGGGATCTCTGTACAGTAAATCTGACACTTACCCATGTGATAGTGGGGTTTGCTTGGTTAGAGAATTCCCAAATATAAAACATGTTGGGCTTGATGGCCAAATAAGTGGTGCAGTTGCTTTGGCCACAATGCTTGTGGGCTATAGGCTAATTGGGTATTTGGCTCTCATGAGGATTGGAGTCACAAAGAAAAAGTATGCTTAG
- the LOC18780743 gene encoding NAC domain-containing protein 72: MGVPETDPLSQLSLPPGFRFYPTDEELLVQYLCRKVAGYQFSLQIIAEIDLYKFDPWVLPSKAIFGEKEWYFFSPRDRKYPNGSRPNRVAGSGYWKATGTDKIITTEGRKVGIKKALVFYVGKAPKGTKTNWIMHEYRLIEPSRKNGSSKLDEWVLCRIYKKSSSSAAQKPMTTSVSSKEHSNGSSSSCSSQLDDVLEWLPDIDDRCFTLPRINSLKTLQQQQEDSKLGFQMGSGNFDWASLAGLNVVPELCPNNQPQQSQGQMNVNYSNNDMYVPSIPPLCHVESPPERLAKTVDEEVQSGFRTQRVDNSGFFQNSNVMTQNFCNPTDPYGYSNRLGRSGLGFGGAEK, translated from the exons ATGGGTGTGCCAGAAACCGACCCACTTTCTCAGCTAAGCTTGCCACCGGGGTTTCGATTCTATCCCACAGACGAAGAGCTTCTGGTTCAGTATCTGTGCCGCAAGGTTGCTGGGTACCAATTCAGTCTGCAAATTATAGCTGAAATTGATCTCTACAAGTTCGATCCATGGGTTTTACCAA GCAAAGCAATATTTGGTGAAAAAGAATGGTACTTCTTTAGTCCGAGGGACCGGAAATACCCAAATGGGTCACGACCCAACAGGGTAGCCGGGTCTGGGTACTGGAAAGCCACCGGCACTGATAAGATCATCACCACTGAAGGTCGAAAAGTTGGAATAAAAAAAGCTCTGGTTTTCTATGTCGGCAAAGCCCCCAAAGGCACCAAGACCAATTGGATTATGCATGAGTATCGTCTAATCGAACCTTCACGCAAAAATGGCAGCTCCAAG tTGGATGAATGGGTTTTGTGTCGTATTTACAAGAAGAGCTCGAGCTCAGCTGCGCAGAAACCCATGACGACGAGCGTTTCGAGCAAAGAGCACAGCAACGGCTCGTCGTCTTCCTGCTCGTCTCAGCTTGACGACGTGCTCGAGTGGCTCCCGGATATTGACGACCGCTGCTTCACTCTGCCGCGCATAAACTCGCTCAAAAcgctgcagcagcagcaggaggACAGCAAGCTCGGGTTTCAGATGGGTTCTGGAAATTTCGACTGGGCGAGTCTTGCCGGGCTCAACGTGGTGCCTGAACTATGTCCCAATAACCAGCCCCAACAAAGCCAAGGGCAAATGAATGTGAACTATAGCAACAATGACATGTATGTCCCTTCGATCCCGCCGCTCTGCCACGTGGAATCGCCGCCGGAGAGGCTCGCGAAGACGGTGGACGAGGAGGTGCAGAGCGGGTTCAGAACTCAGCGGGTTGATAACTCGGGGTTCTTCCAGAACTCGAACGTTATGACTCAGAACTTTTGCAACCCGACCGACCCGTACGGGTACAGTAACCGACTCGGCCGGTCGGGTTTGGGGTTTGGCGGTGCGGAAAAGTGA